The genomic stretch TGGTCTGTACATACCGCGCTCTGAATGGCTTAGCTTCTCCCCGGAGCTCGAGCTGCTTTCTTTTCAGCTCTTCATGCGTCCTCTAGCGAAGTCTTGAGGtccacagcagtgaaatatgtgataaaaacatatttcataaaaaaaaaaaaaaaccaccacCAACACAAAATTAGAATGGCATTCTTCGTACCGAGGCTCCGTCCCCTCCCACGCTGACCTGTGTGTAGACGTGTGCGTTACGAGTTGTGTGCACTGGGTTCGGTCATCCTGAAGCGCCCAGGTGTGTCTGAGCACTGCTACGCCTATTGAAAACCTGCGGCAGTTTCTTCACTGCGCTGGAGCAGCAAACACAGCTGGGCATTCTCAGCTTCAGTAAAACGCCTTTAGCTCATCTGTAAATTTATAGATGATGATGTTTTCTCAGCTCCACCCTCAGGGattcaggtgtgttggagcagtgAATAGGTGAAACTGTATGGGGCAAGGGGTTCCAAAGGGAATGGAACTGAGACCCTTGTTAGAAAACAAGAGGACTTTTATTGTgcaatttaataaatatgtaattgaGCTTATTTCAATGAatagttgcactgctccacagctcaatgatgggggccttagacccctctagcccttgtctggcattagggatggtgccaaaaggttcatgtttatctgctccaaagagttctattctattggcagtacttttctacagggactagacaagctgtgtgtgttgcgtctcacatctgtcagcaatgggtgcaacctaaccCCTTAACACTACAAGGCTGATTACACACAAGGGTGGATCATTTAGTAACTtcagggacttctgtgcaaactggtggagctattgtTTGGCAATAGAAGTGTGCAATCCAAATTTTTGGCCAACCAGTAGGCCACTGGGCATTTAAGGGGTttatgtagctgaatgcattcgtaaGAAggagtgtctacaaacatttgaacatgtagtgtatgtatatgctGTTTAACCAGTCAACATTGTGCTTGAATGCACCCTTAAAGAATATTTGTGCTCTGTAAGTTTTGTGTAAACTGGAAGAACAGGATGTGCAGTGTGttagatcacacacacacgggaCTATGCATAGTGCTAAATACCTATAGTCCAGTAGCCTGTGGGTAGCTTTATGTATATCTGCACTGAGTTACTGGTGCAACACCAAACTGCACAGAGCACAGTACACTACAGTGCTGTGATGGGAGACATTGCAATGGACCACACCAAGATTTTATCTTTAAATTTGTGGACATTCCAGTGGGAATCAGATGTGGGGTGCGGGGTGTTTATTTGTTCCTTCTTTATAGGTGAAACAGTTTTTATATAGACACATTGTAGAGTGGTGGTTAGGTCTAGGCCTAACAAGTACCAATTAAAATAGTGGAGGTAGATCATTTTTGTACTTGTAAttatacacacaaaaacatgaacTCATGCTTGTCTATATTGATTAGTGATGGTTTAAACAGTCTTCTATCTCACATCACTAAGCTGATTGATCAGCTTGCCAGCATACAGAACACTGTCAGCTAAACTGGTCTGTGCTGTTTtttaaagcaggatattcaggAGTTTCAACATCCATTATCCTGCAGTGAGATGCCTAAACCAAACGGACTACACCGGATTACATCATTATGTACTGACAAGTGTCTTAGTCGCCCAAGTTACATCTTTTCATATGGTTAAAGAAATCTGCTCTGTCTCTGAAGGCACTCGCTCAGTTTTTAGGTTTAAGTCCCAACTGGTGTGTGTTACCTGTTAGCAGGTGGTGCTTACTAAAACAGAATAAAAGCAAAGGGGTTCCTATTTGTCCTGTTGCTGCGCAATATACCAGTTTAATCAAGTCATaattattaaccccttaaaaagcctatgtaCCTATGCAGGCTGAAAGAAGTGAGCTTCTTCATTTTAAAACAGGGAATTctaggctaatgttgccaaGAAACACTGGACTTtgactgtcaccaatttcatTCACGTCAACACATTTGAAAACATTTCTCAGCTCACTTGAAATGCATTTAGACCTTTAATTTATTTTGTACAGAAAATTATGTGATTTGAGGAATCTGTATGACCTTAGCCTACAAAAAACGCAAGAACCAAAAGAACACTTGTCCACAAAGCTAAATAATGGGCAGTCATATTTTTTTAGGAACTGTTCGAGATGTAGCTCGAATACTATCAATGCTGTATTactaaatctaaaaaaatatttaaaaaatacaacagattcttaaagcaaataaagattttacaaTGTGTTTACTGAAATGAGGTTGGTTACAGTCCACGTCCAGTGTTTGATAACAATGTTTGCCTTGCATTTCCCACTggaaacaaacacagacatcaGATATCAAACACCTTGGCCAATTGGCTGCATCTAGACATTTTTTGGCAACCCAGAATTTTGCAACTTTGGCAACATTTCCTTTGGGTTACTGAAATGGACACATTCTGACCATATTAATAACAAAGCTCCTAAGTGTCAGCTTGTCTTGTGGAGCCATGTTGTTTACTGGCATCATGCACTAATACACCTGGATGCTAGACTGTACAGTCACTTACCTTTCTTATCATGGTAAGCTTTGCAGGGTTTGTACTGGCGAGAGAGAAGCTCTGGGAAACTGCACTAAAAAGATGACAATACCTATTAAAAACTACAGCATCATGCTGTAACAAACACTGATAAACTCCGGTATCAAAACAACCCAAATCAGAGTATATATCACTTCATAAACTAAACATAAAATAACATTGCATAGATATGACAAAttagttttttgtttaaaatggtaGGAATAAAGATTTATTTTTCCATATGAACAAgtggtttaattttttttttacaagtacTATTTTTTGAGAAAACTTGCAAAAAGTTCTAGCATATTCCAAGTCAAGAATGGACATGAAAAAAAGGGGATTTATTGCTGAATGTCAAAATGAAAAGTACACTTTCACCGCGTGAAAACAACTCAGTTGCTGCGTTTACCATGCACCCATCTACCAGAACCACTAGGACATGCAGAGAGAGGGAAGCCTCGACAGGCAGACAGAGGaagaacagaaaaagagagaagagagagaaaaaggtaTCCGTGAGTCGAGAGAAGCTTTCGATGAGTGTCTAGGAATGTACTTGGACTTGAAGATACGGGACaaagtgtgtgttgttgtgtggctGTATGTACGTGTGTGCGAgacgtgtgagagagagagaaaacgagtaagtaagacagagagaaatgCTAGGTTGGGGGGTGTTTTTGGGTGTGTATGTTttctgtttggtttgttttcaaggCGCGCTGTGGGCGGGTGGAAACTGGGAGGAGAAGCTCATTTCACCATCCATCCACTTAAAGAGGCTCGTCCAGTTGCCAAACCTGCGCAGCAAACAACGAGTGTCAGGACTGCATACATGACAATACAGCCCAGGAGAGAGGGACAacaaagagggaaaaaagaaagaaacaccaGGTCATTACAGACTTTCCACGTGTTCCACAAACCCAACAAGCGTAACCTTTCGCAGGCAGTCTCCCCTCAGCACACAGGAGCCCAGACAGCCAGGGATCAGGTCTGAAGAGTGAGAAGGTGCTTAtgggaaatgtattttttatgggAAGTCCTGAGACACAGTGCGGCTTTAAGCTGCTGGCATAGGAACAGGGGCGTGTGAGCTAACGGGGGATGTGGGTCCATGTAGGCTAGAATCAGGCTGGATTGGTTCCTCCGCAGGCAGCTCCGCGGCCAATGACTACACATGGAAGGAATATTACAGTGCAATGAGCTCATCTTGCCACTGGGTTGTGGCAAAATCACCAGcatgtcttttctttttcttggttgctgtttttgtttttgtcaacCCTTGTTAGCATTGTTCTTTAAACTTAAAGCCAACTTAATGGAACCACAGAGAGCTCCCTTACAACATAGCCAAAGTCTATAAGAGGTCACACACCCACGCGCACTACGACTGAAGCAAAACACATAACTACTCCTTCACACAACAGGCAGACGCACATAGGTGAAACTGAGCACACGAACACAGGGCTTACTCAGTCAGACATTCACAtgcattctcacacacacacagtccccctctctcacacactggagagaaaacacattcattggacgtacacacacactgccatttTGAGAACCCTGAACACCGGGGCAGGTACCATGACACCGGACCGTGCCCTATGAACTCCTGCATACCTGTGTTTCCATGGAAACAATATGTGATGACCAGCGGAGGCGGTTAAGGGGGTAGTGTAATGCTAACGAGAGAACCAAATGACCCCTCATGGAAGAGCCACTTCCTGTCTCAAACAGGAAACAGCACGTCCACTATGACTATATGTGGGCGGGGAGAAACAGCCGATATGCGAATGAACCCCTACTCATGTAAACAAACACCTTTACATAAAAGTGATTCCCATATTGCATGATGTCTGAATCATATCACAGTTCAAATGGGGAGATCCTGAACAAACAAACTAAAAGGAAAGAAGACAAACATGTCTATATAAAACCCAGGAGTCCATTTTAAGAAAGGCTACAAAAACTCAATGGAACCTCCCTCGTCGGCATACAGCAAAAGGCACCACAATATTATTCTATTTCTAAGTTGTGAAAAAATTGGCACGTGATTCTTCTTCGTAATGctgtaaaccaaaaaaaaaagaaattacataTAAATAGTTTTCCCCCTATAAAAAAGTCTTTGCTGCTAGCTAGTAGACAATTTTTgctgaaatgaaaataaatatttcatttgtttAGAATATCTGTctgttatataaaataaaaatatttcttatAGGTGCAGGTCTATAGcatatcattttttttctctctctctttctcctacaTACGGTGTTTTGTCATCCTTGTCTGTTctttcattaatttttttttaaaggggtgCATTGTCCGATTTGGACCGAGACTGCGACAGTTTGCTAGCTTGCGTGTTTGCTCGGGGTCCTCCCCGCGCTGTGTTGCTGTATGTCCGTGTGTCATTGGGCCGGTAGATGGTGGCCGGCTCGGTGGCGGTCATATTCTGCATGCTGAGGAAGGGCGTGCTCTCTCCGTGCCCCAAGTCCCCCacttcctcctcatcctcctcaccCTCCCACTCGCTGTCCGAAAGGCAGCTCTGGGAGCTATAGTCCCTGGGTCCTTTGGCTCGCTGGGAAACATGTCCGTTGAGCCGCGATCTCCTTCGCCAGCGGCGCCCGCTGCTGCCCTTCTTTGGACGCTCACGGGACGACATGTACTCCTGCGTGGTCTCGTAGTCCTCATCGTCCACAAAGCGGTAGGGGCTGGAGGGCAGCGATCCGGTGCTCTCTGCGCCGCAGTATGGCCGGCGTGGGCGACGGTAGCGCTGTAGCAGCGGCTGGTCATCGTCAGGGGAGTAGGAACCCATGGCGGCGGCAGGTGGGAGGCTGAGGGCGTGGCTGGCGTTGGGCGTGGTGATCTGGAAGGTAGGCACCTGCGGGGGCAGTGAGGAGTGGAAGTCCACTGGAGACAGGCGGGCAGGCGTGGTCAGTGCTGACACATACCTAGACAAGGTAGACAGGGTAAGTCAGGAGCAGAAGAgaacacagacaaacaaaagaATCCAagagaaaatatgaaaaaacaGGAGAAGTGAAAAGTACAGGAAAAGAAGATGAAAAGCAAATGGAAGCAAGTCTCAAGATtgatgcagttaaaaaaaatcagatacaacattttaaaatatgttttaaaaaacaatgcaacaaagaaaaaagactgTAAGATGTTTGAAAAGTCTCTTCAATGTGTATGGACAGTTCTGCCACTGTCCTGCACAGGACAAAGAATAAAAGGATACAAAACACTGCTTTAGCCATTTATAACTGACCAGTGTTGCTGGAATATTTTTAGATGATGGACTTCACTGAATTAGTTTAATACATtaacatttcacattaaaaataacatatatttagatattattACATAATACATATTACATCAGAACACCATATGCACCTGGTCgctaatttcatctcagcagtacTCAGTGTTGCTTTCTTTTCGGCAGAAATCCTCATGGGTTTCGAAGCACACAACCAACCAGAAAATCAGCATTTTAGGCCTGCATTGTAACATGCATAACAGTTACAACAGAAGTGAACAGCCTTGACCCTGTTTCTCCAGTCACAGTCTGACTGATTGTTCTTCCCCTCTAATTCACCTGTCGCTGTGGGGTGAGTCCCGCAAAGAGTCGTaagagtctccatactgcagggggCGCCGTGAAGGCTCGGAATAGCCACAGTGTGCAGCCCGCCGGGCCATACAGGCTGGACTGCTGCATTTACTGGTACCCACTGAGGAGGAGAGTGCCCCCGAGTGGCAGTCAGAGTTCATACTGTCTGACCTCTCCATACTCCATGTCCTCTCCTCGtgcctgggggggggggtcgagGAATGAGAATGTGTTAGAAACATGATAATGTGTACGGAGGAAGAGAGATATAAGCTAAAAGTGACTTACTGACAAAATTCACTTAACAATCAAAATCAAACCAAGAAATCAAAACCAATATTCAACAATGATTTTACAATTAGGATGAACTCACACTATCATACACTATAATGCACTATATCACACACTATAATGACTATGTTGTCATTATCCACACTATCAATGTGTCTTTACCAGCAAACCATCAGTGATCATGTGACTGCAATACTTCTCACTTTCTGCTGATAAAGGTAGATAGTTGgaaggatagacagacagatggtaaTGAGGTGGCGTGGGTGGATGCATATATGGAACAATCAGGTAATAAATGAATAGaaggacaaacagacagacagacacacaaaaaaTCTGGTAGCCTGTACCTGTGACTGGAAGCGTGGGAGGCGGTAGAGGAGTGGTGGGACCGTGACGACATTCGACTGCCCGAGAAGTTGCCCGATGTCTCTGTTCCATGTCGTATTACACGCTCAGTGGCTGGGACATTCTTTGAGATATACTGCAACACAGACAGATGCAACATGGTAGAAAATGCATTATATTTAGAATTTCCTCTACTGTGTATTTCTATAAACATGCATGTGATATACAttcttatgcaaaggtttgggcaccacTGGTCAAATGTAATTGTGTTGATtaagtgaaaataagtgaataaatcctctacaggaaacaaatgtaaatttatttacattcatgacATTTAGTGAACGCtcctatccagagcgacttaaaaggttactcgtattacagaggtgggcaaatgtagtgttaggagtcttgcccaaggactattATTGGTATAccgtagtggtgttatctgttgcgccacaccaaatacagtgagtccaagaagtatttgatcccttgctgattttcttcgttggcccactaataaagacatgatcattctatacttttaatggtagatgtattcttacatggagagacagaatattaaaaagaaaatccagaaaataaatctaaggaatatatattaattgatttgtatttcatggagtgaaataagtatttgatcccttagtattcattagcagttctggcttttacagaccagttagacactcccaatcaacttgttacctgacctgaagccacctgttctcactaatcacttgtgtgaaaaacacctgtccacagaatcagacagatcacacagatttcaagtctccaacatgggtaaaaccaaagagctgtcacaggacctcagagtcagaattgttgaccttcacaaagctggaatgggctacaaaaagattagtaaggtgttggatgtgaaagtaacaactattggtgcaattatcagaaagtttaaagagtataacatgacaatcaacagacctcggcccggtgctccaaagaagatttcgcctcgtggggtggcaatgatgctgagaacagtcagaaatcgtcctgcaaccactcggcaggagttagcaaatgacctgaaggcagccgggaccacagtttgcaaggaaacaattggcaacactttgcgcaacaatggattcacatcctgcagtgcccgaaaggtacccctgctgaagagagcacatgtggaggcgcgcctcaagtatgccaatgatcatttgaaagatgaaccaagttattgggagaaggttttgtggtcagacgagaccaaaattgaactttttggcctcaactccacccgccatgtgtggaggaagaaaaatgctgcctatgaccccaagaacactgtgcccaccgtcaagcatggaggtggaagcataatgttttgggggtgtttctctgccaagggtacagggctacttcaccgcatcactgggaagatggatggagccatgtaccgcacaatcctgagggacaacctcctcccctctgccagggatctgaaaatgggccgtggttgggtcttccaacatgataacgaccctaaacatacagcaaaggcaacaaaggattggctcaagaaaaatcacattaaggtcatggagtggcccagccagtcgccagacctcaatccgatcgaaaatctatggagggagctgaaggtcagagttgccaagcgacagcccaccaaccttcatgatttagagaggatctgcaaagaagagtgggccaaaattccccctggtgtgtgtgctaaacttgtggttaactacaacaaacgtctcaccgctgtgcttgcaaacaaaggctttgccactaagtattgagtgtgtttggcaagagggatcaaatacttattttcctcattgaaatacaaattaattaaaatatattctttaaaattatattctggatttttgtcttgatattctgtctctccatgttagaatatatctaccattaaaagtgcagaaggatagtgtctttattagtgggcaaacaaagaaaatcagcaagggatcaaatacttcttggactcactgtacatataacatcactgtcacacaaataccttttatgtaattttttgcagtttttctgaTGTGCACATACAAAACTAAACATCCCTCAAATGAAAAGAGGTAGTGGTAGTGAGAAGCCTTGGCGTAAAAGATGTCAAACTCACGTCGACCATTGGGATCTCCTCTGGGCCAGGACCAGGCCCAGGGTGGTTGGGTCCATTGGCCAGCATGCGATTGGGGTGTTCTACACACATGTTCTGGTGCAGGTGGTTTTGCATCTTCTTCCTCTGTTTCCTGAAGAGAGATCATTTCTGCTGTCTCACAAACAAGTCACAACCACTACAGAACAGTTGTCTAAACTGATTTTCAGTTTTCCAAGTAATTTCTGATCTAGGCCTCTTTTAGTACTACAAAAATCTGTTAACATTATTTAcagtgcttttaaatgtattcaaaTCCTTCTGGTTATGCACCATTTATTGATTGCAGTATTTGCAAAAGGACTTGGCAGAGGTTCAGGTTATAAAAGGTCGAAGAGACCCTGATGGACTCTCTACTGAGCTTGGACTGTGGACAGTCCAAACCACAATGTTAATATCAAATCAGGTTTGCACTCTCAATCCTGCACTGTACTCTCATGACAATGGTGATTCAGAATACAGAATAGTATGAACAAACTTCagact from Salminus brasiliensis chromosome 19, fSalBra1.hap2, whole genome shotgun sequence encodes the following:
- the nrg2b gene encoding neuregulin 2b isoform X1: MRRLAPVHLSALLAGLSFACYAPTLDSARERAHRSAVVIEGEVRARPEPYSVRVRVLDVWPRKSGGLEREQLVTVGGLGSDAQPCAAAALEQDRSYVFFMDPTEEPLVFRASFAPLETAEKSVKKDVESVLCEDCVSAPKVKTMRSQWVWEGDRVTLKCEAQGNPSPSFRWFKDGSELRKSKDVKIKTNKKNSKIQISRVRLEDSGNYTCVAENSLGKENSTSYINVQSITTTLSPGSSHARKCNETEKAYCVNGGDCYFIHGINQLSCKCPNDYTGDRCQTSVMASFYKHLGIEIMEAEELYQKRVLTITGICVALLVVGIVCVVAYCKTKKQRKKMQNHLHQNMCVEHPNRMLANGPNHPGPGPGPEEIPMVDYISKNVPATERVIRHGTETSGNFSGSRMSSRSHHSSTASHASSHRHEERTWSMERSDSMNSDCHSGALSSSVGTSKCSSPACMARRAAHCGYSEPSRRPLQYGDSYDSLRDSPHSDRYVSALTTPARLSPVDFHSSLPPQVPTFQITTPNASHALSLPPAAAMGSYSPDDDQPLLQRYRRPRRPYCGAESTGSLPSSPYRFVDDEDYETTQEYMSSRERPKKGSSGRRWRRRSRLNGHVSQRAKGPRDYSSQSCLSDSEWEGEEDEEEVGDLGHGESTPFLSMQNMTATEPATIYRPNDTRTYSNTARGGPRANTQASKLSQSRSKSDNAPL
- the nrg2b gene encoding neuregulin 2b isoform X2, yielding MRRLAPVHLSALLAGLSFACYAPTLDSARERAHRSAVVIEGEVRARPEPYSVRVRVLDVWPRKSGGLEREQLVTVGGLGSDAQPCAAAALEQDRSYVFFMDPTEEPLVFRASFAPLETAEKSVKKDVESVLCEDCVSAPKVKTMRSQWVWEGDRVTLKCEAQGNPSPSFRWFKDGSELRKSKDVKIKTNKKNSKIQISRVRLEDSGNYTCVAENSLGKENSTSYINVQSITTTLSPGSSHARKCNETEKAYCVNGGDCYFIHGINQLSCKCPNDYTGDRCQTSVMASFYKAEELYQKRVLTITGICVALLVVGIVCVVAYCKTKKQRKKMQNHLHQNMCVEHPNRMLANGPNHPGPGPGPEEIPMVDYISKNVPATERVIRHGTETSGNFSGSRMSSRSHHSSTASHASSHRHEERTWSMERSDSMNSDCHSGALSSSVGTSKCSSPACMARRAAHCGYSEPSRRPLQYGDSYDSLRDSPHSDRYVSALTTPARLSPVDFHSSLPPQVPTFQITTPNASHALSLPPAAAMGSYSPDDDQPLLQRYRRPRRPYCGAESTGSLPSSPYRFVDDEDYETTQEYMSSRERPKKGSSGRRWRRRSRLNGHVSQRAKGPRDYSSQSCLSDSEWEGEEDEEEVGDLGHGESTPFLSMQNMTATEPATIYRPNDTRTYSNTARGGPRANTQASKLSQSRSKSDNAPL
- the nrg2b gene encoding neuregulin 2b isoform X3, with the protein product MDYSSKANLSAPKVKTMRSQWVWEGDRVTLKCEAQGNPSPSFRWFKDGSELRKSKDVKIKTNKKNSKIQISRVRLEDSGNYTCVAENSLGKENSTSYINVQSITTTLSPGSSHARKCNETEKAYCVNGGDCYFIHGINQLSCKCPNDYTGDRCQTSVMASFYKHLGIEIMEAEELYQKRVLTITGICVALLVVGIVCVVAYCKTKKQRKKMQNHLHQNMCVEHPNRMLANGPNHPGPGPGPEEIPMVDYISKNVPATERVIRHGTETSGNFSGSRMSSRSHHSSTASHASSHRHEERTWSMERSDSMNSDCHSGALSSSVGTSKCSSPACMARRAAHCGYSEPSRRPLQYGDSYDSLRDSPHSDRYVSALTTPARLSPVDFHSSLPPQVPTFQITTPNASHALSLPPAAAMGSYSPDDDQPLLQRYRRPRRPYCGAESTGSLPSSPYRFVDDEDYETTQEYMSSRERPKKGSSGRRWRRRSRLNGHVSQRAKGPRDYSSQSCLSDSEWEGEEDEEEVGDLGHGESTPFLSMQNMTATEPATIYRPNDTRTYSNTARGGPRANTQASKLSQSRSKSDNAPL